A single window of Carassius auratus strain Wakin chromosome 9, ASM336829v1, whole genome shotgun sequence DNA harbors:
- the LOC113108400 gene encoding MKI67 FHA domain-interacting nucleolar phosphoprotein, which yields MTEGKSSEKPAKNLLALNPKEEAEFQKKVQQVKNRPKTVQSLSPGVLYVGHLPRGLFEPQLKCYFQQFGKVTRIRVSRSKKTGRSKGYGFVEFECDEVAKIVAETMNNYLIGERLIKCHVMPPEKVHEKLFVGSMSVFKKPMKPAVIRYNKQHAEEDLNKLGAKLLSKESKLRKRLAAKGIDYDFPGFAAQIPAKKAQSEADVSVCSEDVTPVCTPSVLERRKSIRVEDDDVDDEIVIKAKSVPENSEDVEDSEEETDEDEEEHTT from the exons ATGACAGAAGGAAAATCATCAGAGAAGCCGGCGAAAAACCTACTGGCTCTGAATCCAAAGGAGGAAGCAGAGTTTCAGAAGAAGGTTCAGCAAGTAAAGAATCGTCCTAAAACG GTTCAGTCGCTTTCTCCTGGAGTGCTTTATGTTGGCCATCTGCCTCGAGGATTGTTTGAACCtcaattaaaatgttactttCAACAGTTTGGCAAAGTCACCCGAATAAGAGTTTCCAGGAGTAAAAAG ACTGGAAGGAGCAAAGGCTATGGATTTGTGGAGTTTGAGTGTGATGAGGTGGCTAAGATTGTGGCTGAGACCATGAACAACTACCTTATTGGAGAACGGCTCATAAAGT GTCATGTGATGCCACCTGAGAAGGTCCACGAAAAGCTGTTTGTGGGTTCCATGTCGGTCTTCAAGAAGCCGATGAAGCCTGCAGTTATTCGTTATAACAAACAGCATGCGGAAGAAGATCTGAACAAACTTGGTGCAAAGCTTTTAAGCAAAGAGTCTAAGCTACGCAAGAGACTGGCAGCAAAGGGCATTGACTATGATTTCCCAGGATTT gCAGCTCAGATTCCTGCCAAGAAAGCCCAATCTGAAGCCGATGTTTCAGTATGCAGTGAG GATGTCACACCAGTGTGCACCCCATCAGTTTTGGAGAGGAGGAAGTCGATCAGAGTTGAGGACGATGATGTCGATGATGAAATAGTCATCAAAGCCAAATCCGTTCCAGAAAACAGCGAGGATGTGGAAGATAGCGAGGAAGAgactgatgaagatgaagaggagcATACAACTTAA